The Devosia sp. A16 genome includes a window with the following:
- a CDS encoding ABC transporter ATP-binding protein, with amino-acid sequence MNQFSSSPPAVEVRDLVKRYKAVEAVRGIDLTVHRGETFGFLGPNGAGKSTTIKILCTLVEATSGEARVAGYDVATDRDAVRRNIGLVFQEPTLDGYLTAEQNLHFHGELYGVDRSTAKLRQREVLEMVGLWERRGDLVQTFSGGMRRRLEIARGLLHSPRVLFLDEPTIGLDPQTRASIWQYIRELRAREDITVFVTTHYMDEAENCDRIAIISEGRIVALDTPTALKAAIGKDRVQIITADNPAAIAALGSRFGLTAAMAEGQVTFAVPEGAQFVPQLFEKLGVAIHSVTVTRPSLDDVFLGHTGTTIRDAQSKGQFNPIAARLRERS; translated from the coding sequence TTGAACCAGTTCTCGAGCAGCCCGCCCGCCGTCGAGGTGCGCGACCTCGTCAAGCGGTACAAAGCGGTCGAGGCGGTGCGCGGCATCGATCTGACCGTGCATCGGGGCGAGACCTTCGGCTTTTTGGGGCCCAACGGCGCCGGCAAGTCGACGACCATCAAGATCCTCTGCACTCTGGTCGAGGCAACGTCCGGCGAGGCGCGCGTCGCCGGCTACGATGTGGCTACGGACCGCGATGCGGTGCGGCGGAATATCGGGCTGGTGTTCCAGGAGCCCACGCTCGACGGCTACCTCACCGCGGAACAGAACCTGCATTTCCATGGCGAGCTCTATGGTGTCGATCGTTCGACCGCCAAGCTGCGTCAGCGCGAAGTGCTCGAAATGGTCGGGCTGTGGGAGCGGCGCGGCGACCTCGTCCAGACCTTTTCTGGCGGCATGCGGCGGCGGCTCGAGATCGCGCGCGGCCTGCTGCACTCGCCGCGCGTCCTCTTTCTCGACGAGCCGACCATCGGGCTCGACCCGCAGACCCGCGCTTCGATCTGGCAGTATATCCGCGAGCTCCGGGCGCGCGAGGACATCACGGTATTCGTCACCACCCACTACATGGACGAAGCCGAGAACTGCGACCGCATCGCCATCATTAGCGAGGGCAGGATCGTCGCGCTCGATACACCCACGGCGCTCAAGGCGGCGATTGGCAAGGACCGGGTGCAAATCATCACCGCCGACAATCCCGCGGCCATCGCCGCGCTCGGCAGCCGTTTCGGACTCACGGCAGCGATGGCGGAGGGACAGGTCACGTTTGCGGTGCCGGAGGGGGCGCAGTTCGTGCCGCAGCTGTTCGAAAAACTAGGTGTCGCCATCCACTCGGTGACCGTCACCCGGCCCAGCCTCGACGATGTGTTCCTCGGCCATACCGGCACCACCATTCGCGACGCCCAGTCGAAGGGGCAGTTCAACCCGATAGCCGCACGCTTGCGCGAGAGATCATGA
- a CDS encoding TetR/AcrR family transcriptional regulator C-terminal domain-containing protein encodes MAVTRDDVIHTAIQLMQEVGLDGLTLRRLAQELGISAPTLYWHVKDKRELLDVMAETMVADQRAKQPPFPTDLPWDEKVAEGLRRQYQALTAYRDGARVVAGNRPTERAMPQIENFLKIWVDAGFSPEEALASILSMGDYVTGSALEYQAEMERRRTQPAGKQAEIWSAMASYPTLHAAAQARMKQLSGARFGDSFEHGLRLLMAGLRARHTEIMAEKAKAAHEARPRISKAD; translated from the coding sequence ATGGCCGTGACGCGCGACGACGTCATCCACACAGCGATCCAGTTGATGCAGGAGGTTGGGCTCGATGGCCTGACGCTGCGCCGGCTGGCCCAGGAGCTCGGAATTTCCGCACCCACGCTCTATTGGCACGTCAAAGACAAGCGCGAGCTGCTCGATGTCATGGCCGAAACCATGGTGGCCGACCAGCGGGCGAAGCAGCCGCCCTTTCCCACTGACCTGCCCTGGGACGAGAAGGTAGCCGAGGGCCTGCGCCGGCAATATCAGGCCCTGACCGCCTATCGCGACGGGGCTCGGGTGGTCGCCGGCAACCGGCCGACCGAACGGGCCATGCCGCAGATCGAGAACTTCCTCAAGATCTGGGTCGACGCCGGCTTTTCACCAGAAGAGGCGCTCGCCAGCATTCTCAGCATGGGGGACTACGTCACTGGTTCCGCCCTCGAATACCAGGCCGAGATGGAACGCCGCCGTACCCAGCCGGCCGGCAAGCAGGCTGAAATCTGGTCCGCAATGGCCTCCTACCCGACCTTGCACGCCGCAGCCCAGGCCCGGATGAAGCAGCTCAGCGGCGCCCGCTTCGGCGACAGCTTCGAGCATGGCCTGCGCCTGTTGATGGCCGGCCTCAGGGCGCGACACACGGAGATCATGGCGGAAAAAGCAAAGGCCGCGCACGAGGCGCGGCCCAGGATTTCCAAGGCAGACTGA
- a CDS encoding DUF4167 domain-containing protein has product MRPNNQQNNKNRSRGRNNNGGRKHGNPLSRNYESNGPDVKVRGNASHIAEKYLQLARDAQSSGDSVMAENYLQHAEHYFRILSAAQPQNQQRDQFGQQAEEDDYDDDFAPINDRFASPEPRQFNQQPQQQQHDQQPPQQQPIPGSEPVVMAVVETAAAAPETATEGEAPQAEGEPRRRDRRPRRRSRGQGGEGGADPAGAPQPDVGELPAFLTAGNTPAE; this is encoded by the coding sequence ATGAGACCAAACAACCAGCAGAACAACAAGAACCGCTCCCGTGGCCGGAACAACAATGGCGGCCGCAAGCACGGCAATCCGTTGAGCCGCAACTACGAGAGCAACGGGCCGGACGTGAAGGTGCGCGGCAATGCCTCGCATATCGCCGAGAAATACCTGCAGCTCGCCCGCGACGCGCAGTCCTCCGGCGACAGCGTCATGGCCGAGAACTACCTGCAGCACGCAGAGCACTATTTCCGCATCCTCTCGGCTGCCCAGCCGCAGAACCAGCAGCGCGACCAGTTCGGTCAGCAGGCTGAAGAGGATGATTACGACGACGATTTCGCGCCGATCAACGATCGCTTCGCGTCGCCCGAGCCGCGCCAGTTCAACCAGCAGCCGCAGCAGCAGCAACACGATCAGCAGCCGCCGCAACAGCAGCCGATCCCGGGCAGCGAACCGGTGGTAATGGCGGTGGTGGAGACCGCTGCCGCGGCGCCGGAGACGGCCACCGAAGGCGAGGCGCCACAGGCCGAGGGCGAGCCGCGCCGCCGCGATCGCCGGCCACGCCGCCGCTCGCGCGGGCAGGGCGGTGAAGGCGGAGCCGACCCCGCCGGCGCGCCGCAGCCCGACGTCGGCGAATTGCCGGCCTTCCTCACGGCCGGCAACACACCGGCCGAATAG
- the prmC gene encoding peptide chain release factor N(5)-glutamine methyltransferase: MGAAWRGVRDQFRKAGIDTAELDARLFAEAAFEMDRLELVNREREGVPEQQMQALEAFAARRLAGEPVVRILGEKEFWGLSFKLNAATLVPRPETELLVERGLEVIGALDGARILDLGTGTGCIPIALLTEYSDVTAVAIDLSAEALEMARFNAGRHGVGERFRTLKGSWFDPLEPGERFDLITSNPPYIATAVIAGLMPEVREHDPRLALDGGPDGLAAYRAIAAEAGLFLRPEGVLLLEIGFDQGNTVSDILVGAGFSQVEVVPDLSGLDRMVVAQLSPGP, from the coding sequence GTGGGCGCAGCATGGCGGGGGGTCCGCGACCAGTTCCGCAAGGCCGGCATCGACACGGCGGAACTGGATGCGCGGCTGTTCGCCGAGGCGGCCTTCGAGATGGACCGGCTGGAGCTGGTCAATCGCGAGCGCGAGGGGGTCCCGGAGCAGCAGATGCAGGCGCTCGAGGCCTTCGCCGCGCGGCGGCTCGCGGGCGAGCCGGTGGTCCGCATCCTGGGCGAGAAGGAATTCTGGGGCCTGAGCTTCAAGCTCAACGCGGCGACGCTGGTGCCGCGGCCGGAGACGGAATTGCTGGTCGAGCGCGGCCTCGAGGTGATCGGCGCGCTCGATGGAGCGCGCATCCTCGACCTCGGCACCGGCACCGGCTGCATCCCGATCGCACTGCTCACCGAATATTCCGATGTCACCGCCGTGGCGATCGACCTCTCGGCGGAGGCGCTGGAGATGGCGCGGTTCAACGCCGGCCGGCATGGGGTGGGCGAGCGGTTCCGGACGCTAAAGGGCTCCTGGTTCGATCCGCTGGAGCCGGGTGAGCGCTTCGATCTCATCACCTCCAACCCGCCCTATATCGCAACCGCTGTCATCGCGGGGTTGATGCCGGAAGTGCGCGAACACGACCCGCGACTGGCGCTTGACGGCGGGCCCGATGGGCTTGCGGCCTATCGGGCCATCGCCGCCGAGGCCGGGTTGTTCCTCAGGCCCGAGGGGGTGCTGCTGCTCGAAATCGGCTTCGACCAGGGCAACACCGTCAGCGATATCCTGGTCGGGGCGGGCTTCAGCCAGGTGGAAGTGGTGCCCGATCTGAGCGGGCTCGATCGCATGGTGGTGGCGCAACTCAGCCCGGGCCCTTGA
- the prfA gene encoding peptide chain release factor 1, which yields MATLPQDKLDALTKRFDSIEAALSSGPSAEQFVKLSKEYAELEPVVRPILGYQKLLADLESAEELVGSGDKEMAEMAAAEIGELKPRIEQAVAEIRILLLPKDAADEKSVILEVRGGTGGDEAALFAGDLLRMYQRYADLQGWKFSLLEESPGEVGGYKEVVANITGKGVYAKMKFESGVHRVQRVPATETQGRIHTSAATVAVLPEVEEIDIDIKPEDIRIDTMRSSGAGGQHVNTTDSAVRITHLPSGIVVTASQKSQHQNRATAMKVLQARLYEEQRNARDTARSEARKEQVGSGDRSERIRTYNFPQGRVTDHRINLTLYKLDKVIAGDALDELISALITENQAAQLAAMEGIS from the coding sequence ATGGCGACCCTTCCCCAAGACAAGCTCGACGCTCTCACCAAGCGCTTCGATTCGATCGAGGCGGCGCTGTCGTCCGGGCCCTCGGCCGAGCAGTTCGTCAAGCTGAGCAAGGAATATGCCGAGCTCGAGCCGGTGGTGCGGCCGATCCTCGGCTACCAGAAGCTCCTCGCCGACCTCGAATCGGCCGAAGAGCTGGTGGGGTCGGGCGACAAGGAAATGGCCGAGATGGCGGCGGCCGAGATCGGCGAGCTGAAACCCAGGATCGAGCAGGCGGTGGCCGAGATCCGCATCCTGTTGCTGCCCAAGGACGCCGCCGACGAAAAGAGCGTCATCCTCGAAGTGCGCGGCGGCACCGGCGGTGACGAGGCGGCTTTGTTCGCCGGCGACCTGTTGCGCATGTACCAGCGCTATGCGGACCTGCAGGGCTGGAAGTTCAGCCTCCTCGAAGAGAGCCCGGGCGAAGTGGGCGGCTACAAGGAAGTGGTGGCCAACATCACCGGCAAGGGCGTTTACGCCAAGATGAAGTTCGAGAGCGGCGTGCACCGGGTGCAGCGTGTGCCGGCGACCGAAACCCAGGGTCGCATCCATACCTCTGCCGCTACCGTGGCGGTACTGCCGGAAGTCGAGGAAATCGACATCGACATCAAGCCCGAGGATATCCGCATCGATACGATGCGCTCGTCGGGCGCCGGCGGCCAGCACGTCAACACCACCGATTCGGCGGTGCGCATCACCCATCTGCCGTCGGGTATCGTGGTCACCGCCAGCCAGAAGAGCCAGCATCAGAACCGCGCCACCGCCATGAAGGTGTTGCAGGCGCGGCTCTATGAAGAGCAGCGCAACGCCCGCGACACGGCACGCTCGGAAGCGCGCAAGGAACAGGTGGGCTCGGGCGATCGTTCCGAACGCATCCGTACCTACAATTTTCCGCAGGGCCGGGTGACCGACCATCGGATCAACCTGACGCTTTACAAACTCGACAAGGTGATTGCCGGGGATGCGCTGGACGAACTGATCTCGGCGCTGATCACTGAAAACCAGGCGGCGCAGCTCGCCGCGATGGAGGGGATTTCCTGA
- the ptsP gene encoding phosphoenolpyruvate--protein phosphotransferase, translating to MAIAISGPRVLLKQLRETMAEPLASQARLDKIVSLIADNMHADVCSFYVLRDDGALELFATRGLAASAVHMTTLRLGEGLVGLIAAQAEPLSLDNAPAHPAFAYRPETGEDPFQAFLGVPVLRAGQTLGVLVVQNRDSHAYGEDEIEAMLTTATLLAEMMSTADFDALIKPGQDIDLRRPRQFAGNGFTDGVALGKVVLHDPRVVVTNFVAEDTEIELQRLTDALDRMRLSIDQMLSHGDMQSFSDHREILESYRMFANDRGWVDRLTEAINNGLTAEAAVERVQNDTRARMMRSTDPYIKDRLHDLDDLANRLLRVLTGDGATMGKKELPENAILVARNMGPADLLEYDRSRLRAVVLEEGAAISHVAIVAKSLGLVAVGQAENIVSMSETGDDIIVDGPQGTVFLRPTPDMIQVYVDKVRLGAKRRAHYLELKDKPAITRDGHEITLLHNSGIVADLPMLHDTGASGVGLFRTELQFMIASRLPRLREQVELYSEAIRLTEGKPIVFRLLDIGGDKVIPYLRYEAEENPAMGFRSLRLALDRQGLLRIQIRALLQAANGGPMKILVPMVTDAWEFRQTRLVVNKELERMKHAGQTVPSKLELGAMIEVPSLLWELDQVLPEADFVSIGSNDLVMFLTAADRGNKRVAKSYDPIALPRLRALKHIVDMARRYNVPLTMCGELAGRTVEALALLAIGMTKLSMSPPSIGPIKEMILGTELDPIRNSVSAALLEGAHGPNIRELLLDWAGRQGLVI from the coding sequence ATGGCCATAGCGATCAGCGGGCCGCGCGTGCTGTTGAAGCAACTGCGCGAAACCATGGCGGAGCCGCTGGCTTCGCAGGCTCGGCTCGACAAGATCGTCAGTCTCATCGCCGACAACATGCATGCCGACGTCTGCTCGTTCTACGTGCTGCGCGACGACGGCGCGCTCGAGCTGTTCGCCACGCGCGGCCTTGCAGCGAGCGCCGTGCACATGACGACGCTCAGGCTGGGCGAAGGCCTGGTCGGCCTGATCGCGGCGCAGGCCGAGCCGCTGAGCCTCGACAACGCCCCGGCGCACCCCGCTTTCGCCTATCGCCCGGAAACCGGCGAAGACCCGTTCCAGGCCTTTCTCGGCGTGCCGGTGCTGCGCGCCGGCCAGACGCTGGGCGTGCTGGTGGTGCAGAACCGCGATTCGCACGCCTATGGCGAAGACGAGATCGAGGCGATGCTGACCACGGCGACGCTGCTCGCCGAGATGATGTCGACCGCCGATTTCGACGCGCTGATCAAGCCGGGCCAGGATATCGATCTCAGGCGCCCGCGGCAGTTCGCCGGCAACGGCTTCACCGATGGGGTGGCCCTGGGCAAGGTTGTGCTGCATGACCCGCGCGTGGTGGTCACCAACTTCGTCGCCGAGGATACCGAGATCGAACTGCAGCGGCTCACCGATGCGCTCGACCGGATGCGGCTCTCCATCGACCAGATGCTCAGCCATGGCGACATGCAGTCGTTCTCGGATCATCGCGAGATCCTCGAGAGCTACAGGATGTTCGCCAACGATCGCGGCTGGGTCGACCGCCTGACCGAGGCGATCAACAACGGCCTCACCGCCGAAGCGGCGGTGGAGCGGGTGCAGAACGACACCCGGGCGCGGATGATGCGGTCGACCGACCCCTACATCAAGGACCGGCTGCACGATCTCGACGACCTCGCCAACCGGCTGCTGCGGGTGCTCACCGGCGACGGCGCGACGATGGGCAAGAAGGAGCTGCCCGAGAACGCCATCCTCGTTGCCCGCAACATGGGGCCGGCTGACCTGCTCGAATATGACCGCAGCCGGCTGCGCGCGGTGGTGCTGGAGGAGGGCGCCGCCATCTCACATGTGGCGATCGTCGCCAAATCATTGGGGCTGGTGGCGGTCGGGCAGGCCGAGAACATCGTCTCGATGTCGGAAACCGGCGACGACATCATCGTCGACGGGCCGCAGGGCACGGTGTTCCTGCGGCCGACCCCGGACATGATCCAGGTTTATGTCGACAAGGTGCGGCTGGGCGCCAAGCGCCGGGCGCACTACCTCGAACTGAAGGACAAGCCGGCTATCACCCGCGATGGCCACGAGATCACCCTGCTGCACAATTCGGGCATCGTCGCGGACCTGCCGATGCTGCACGATACCGGCGCCTCGGGCGTCGGGCTGTTCCGCACCGAACTGCAGTTCATGATCGCCTCGCGGCTGCCAAGGCTGCGCGAACAGGTCGAACTCTATTCCGAGGCGATCCGGCTGACCGAGGGCAAGCCGATCGTCTTCCGCCTGCTCGATATCGGCGGCGACAAGGTGATCCCGTATCTGCGTTACGAGGCCGAGGAGAACCCGGCCATGGGGTTCCGCTCGCTCCGCCTGGCGCTCGACCGGCAGGGGCTCTTGCGCATCCAGATCCGGGCGCTGCTGCAGGCCGCCAATGGCGGGCCGATGAAGATCCTCGTGCCGATGGTTACCGATGCCTGGGAATTCCGGCAGACCCGGCTGGTGGTCAACAAGGAACTGGAGCGCATGAAGCATGCCGGCCAGACGGTGCCGAGCAAGCTCGAACTGGGCGCCATGATCGAGGTGCCGTCGCTGCTGTGGGAGCTCGACCAGGTGCTGCCGGAGGCGGATTTCGTCTCGATCGGCTCGAACGACCTGGTGATGTTTTTGACCGCCGCCGACCGCGGCAACAAACGGGTCGCCAAGTCCTACGATCCGATCGCGCTGCCGCGGCTTCGGGCGCTCAAGCACATCGTCGACATGGCCCGTCGCTACAACGTGCCGCTCACCATGTGCGGCGAGCTGGCCGGACGCACCGTCGAGGCGCTGGCCCTGCTCGCCATCGGCATGACCAAGCTGTCGATGAGCCCGCCGTCCATCGGCCCGATCAAGGAAATGATCCTCGGCACCGAGCTCGATCCCATTCGCAATTCGGTCTCCGCCGCCCTGCTCGAGGGCGCACATGGCCCCAATATCCGCGAGCTGCTGCTCGATTGGGCCGGCCGGCAGGGACTGGTGATCTAG
- a CDS encoding aspartate kinase — MGRIVVKFGGTSVATVERIRQAALHVKREVDAGNEVAVVVSAMSGKTNELVGWVNEASKLHDAREYDAVVASGEQVTAGLMAVVLSEMGIPSRSFQGWQVPIKTDDAHGAARIVEIDPTELEKRFADGVVPVITGFQGIAPSGRVTTLGRGGSDTSAVAVAAAVKADRCDIYTDVDGVYTTDPRITPKAKRLSKISFEEMLEMASLGAKVLMIRSVEMAMAHKVRLTVRSTFDDPNAPQIAPDGTPGVPGTIVCDEEEIMEKQIVSGVTLARAESKITLRDVKDRPGVAAAIFGALSDESIVVDMIVQNVSEDGSTTDITFTVPDAEHDKAVKALKAASEAGRFEYRTLTSSKGGAKVSVVGVGMRNHAGVAASMFKALADKSINIQLITTSEIKTSVLIDDEYAELAVRALHTYYGLDKQDA, encoded by the coding sequence TTGGGCCGTATCGTAGTCAAGTTCGGCGGCACCTCGGTCGCCACTGTCGAGCGCATCCGTCAGGCGGCGCTGCACGTGAAGCGGGAAGTCGACGCCGGCAACGAAGTCGCCGTGGTGGTTTCGGCCATGTCAGGCAAGACCAACGAGTTGGTCGGCTGGGTCAACGAAGCCAGCAAACTGCACGATGCGCGCGAGTACGACGCCGTGGTCGCCTCGGGCGAGCAGGTGACGGCCGGACTGATGGCAGTGGTGCTGAGCGAGATGGGTATCCCGTCGCGCTCGTTCCAGGGCTGGCAGGTGCCGATCAAGACCGACGACGCACACGGCGCGGCGCGGATCGTCGAGATCGATCCGACCGAACTCGAGAAGCGCTTCGCCGACGGCGTGGTGCCGGTCATCACCGGCTTCCAGGGCATTGCCCCGTCGGGCCGGGTGACGACTTTGGGCCGTGGCGGTTCCGATACCAGCGCCGTGGCGGTTGCCGCGGCAGTGAAGGCCGATCGCTGCGACATCTACACCGATGTCGACGGCGTCTATACCACCGACCCGCGCATCACCCCAAAGGCCAAGCGGCTCAGCAAGATCTCGTTCGAAGAGATGCTGGAAATGGCTTCGCTCGGCGCCAAGGTGCTGATGATCCGCTCGGTCGAGATGGCGATGGCACACAAGGTGCGCCTCACCGTCCGCTCCACTTTCGACGATCCGAATGCGCCGCAGATCGCGCCGGACGGCACGCCCGGGGTTCCCGGCACAATCGTATGCGATGAGGAAGAGATCATGGAAAAGCAGATCGTTTCGGGCGTCACCCTGGCGCGCGCCGAATCCAAGATCACGCTGCGCGACGTCAAGGACCGGCCGGGCGTTGCCGCGGCGATCTTCGGCGCGCTCAGTGACGAATCCATCGTCGTCGACATGATCGTGCAGAATGTCTCCGAGGATGGTTCGACCACCGACATCACCTTCACGGTGCCCGACGCCGAGCACGACAAGGCGGTCAAGGCGCTGAAGGCCGCCAGCGAAGCAGGCCGCTTCGAGTATCGCACGCTGACCAGTTCCAAGGGCGGCGCCAAGGTTTCGGTGGTGGGCGTAGGCATGCGCAACCATGCGGGCGTCGCCGCCTCGATGTTCAAGGCGCTGGCCGACAAGTCGATCAACATCCAGCTGATCACCACTTCGGAAATCAAGACCTCGGTGCTGATCGATGACGAGTATGCCGAACTTGCGGTTCGCGCTCTCCATACGTATTACGGGTTGGACAAGCAGGACGCCTGA
- the ubiG gene encoding bifunctional 2-polyprenyl-6-hydroxyphenol methylase/3-demethylubiquinol 3-O-methyltransferase UbiG, whose protein sequence is MTDTTINADEIAKFAAMADEWWDPNGKFKPLHKFNPVRLGYVRDKVIGHFGKDGTVRRPLEGVRILDIGCGGGLLSEPLARLGATMVGIDAGEKNIRIAQHHAEQSGLQIDYRAVTAEALDAAGERFDVVLNMEVVEHVDNVPLYMKSCAGLVKPGGLMFTATINRTPRAYALAIVGAEYVLGWLPKGTHDFSKFLTPDEISALCTRNGLKVLDKTGVVFHPLADEWRPSRDLGVNYMVLAAKPPGNDA, encoded by the coding sequence ATGACCGACACCACCATCAACGCCGACGAGATCGCCAAGTTTGCCGCCATGGCCGACGAGTGGTGGGACCCGAACGGCAAGTTCAAGCCGCTGCACAAGTTCAACCCGGTGCGGCTGGGCTATGTGCGCGACAAGGTGATCGGCCATTTCGGCAAGGACGGCACCGTGCGGCGCCCGCTCGAAGGCGTTCGCATCCTCGATATCGGTTGCGGCGGCGGGCTGCTGAGCGAACCGCTGGCCCGGCTCGGCGCCACCATGGTGGGGATCGATGCCGGCGAAAAGAACATCCGCATTGCCCAGCATCACGCCGAGCAGTCGGGACTTCAGATCGACTATCGCGCCGTGACGGCGGAGGCACTCGATGCCGCGGGCGAGAGGTTCGACGTGGTGCTGAACATGGAAGTGGTGGAGCACGTCGACAACGTGCCGCTTTACATGAAGAGCTGCGCCGGCCTGGTGAAGCCGGGCGGGCTGATGTTCACCGCCACCATCAACCGCACGCCGCGCGCCTATGCGCTGGCCATTGTCGGGGCGGAGTATGTGCTGGGCTGGCTGCCCAAGGGCACGCACGATTTCTCGAAATTCCTGACCCCGGACGAGATTTCGGCGCTCTGCACTCGCAACGGCCTGAAGGTCCTCGACAAGACCGGCGTGGTATTCCATCCGCTGGCCGACGAATGGCGGCCGAGCCGCGATCTGGGCGTCAATTACATGGTACTGGCGGCAAAGCCGCCGGGCAACGACGCCTGA
- a CDS encoding aldo/keto reductase, whose amino-acid sequence MSTPDAALSGTFAIGGDLIVNRLGFGAMRITGPGIWGEPEDPEEARRTLRRVPELGINFVDTAESYGPYVSEQLIGEELAPYASGTVIATKSGLTRHGPGSWPILGRPEFLKQGVLMSLRRLKLERLELWQLHRIDPTIPRDEQFDAIAGFISDGLVRHAGLSEVTVEEIEAARRFFPVATVQNRYNPTARGSDAVLDYCEANGIGFIPWAPLGGERGPGAAEQAIAKKHGATPSQIALAWALKRSPVMLPIPGTGKVKHLEENTAAAAIQLSDEDFAALNQR is encoded by the coding sequence ATGTCTACTCCCGACGCTGCCCTCTCGGGCACGTTCGCCATTGGCGGCGACCTCATTGTCAATCGCCTGGGCTTTGGCGCCATGCGCATCACCGGCCCCGGTATCTGGGGTGAGCCGGAAGATCCCGAGGAGGCGCGGCGGACGCTGCGGCGCGTGCCCGAACTCGGCATCAACTTCGTCGATACCGCCGAAAGCTACGGCCCCTATGTCAGCGAGCAATTGATCGGCGAGGAACTGGCGCCCTATGCCAGCGGCACCGTCATTGCCACCAAATCCGGCCTCACCCGGCACGGGCCCGGCTCCTGGCCGATCCTCGGCCGGCCGGAATTCCTCAAGCAGGGCGTGCTGATGAGCCTGCGCCGACTGAAACTCGAGCGGCTCGAGCTGTGGCAGTTGCATCGGATCGATCCGACGATCCCGCGCGACGAGCAGTTCGATGCCATTGCCGGCTTCATCTCCGACGGTCTGGTGCGGCATGCCGGGCTCAGTGAAGTAACCGTCGAGGAGATCGAAGCGGCGCGCCGGTTCTTCCCGGTTGCCACGGTGCAGAACCGCTACAACCCGACGGCGCGCGGCAGCGATGCGGTGCTCGACTATTGCGAGGCCAACGGCATCGGCTTCATTCCCTGGGCGCCGCTTGGCGGCGAGCGCGGCCCGGGGGCCGCAGAGCAGGCGATCGCCAAAAAGCACGGAGCGACACCGAGCCAGATCGCCCTGGCCTGGGCGCTGAAACGCTCGCCGGTGATGCTGCCGATCCCCGGCACCGGCAAGGTCAAGCACCTCGAAGAGAACACCGCGGCCGCGGCGATCCAGCTCAGCGACGAGGATTTCGCCGCGCTGAACCAGCGCTGA
- a CDS encoding DUF1178 family protein, producing the protein MISYSLICDRSHKFDAWFKSAEAYDEQAARGIVTCPVCNSVKVDKALMAPAVARLNSDKLSLSSGHPQQAEIREMLRVMRKKVTSEADYVGDKFAEEARKIHFKEADPRGIYGEATRDEVAELIDDGVDFLPLPHVPDEAN; encoded by the coding sequence GTGATCAGCTATTCGCTCATCTGTGACAGATCCCACAAGTTCGACGCGTGGTTCAAAAGCGCCGAAGCCTATGACGAGCAGGCCGCGCGCGGCATCGTCACCTGCCCGGTCTGCAACTCGGTGAAGGTGGACAAGGCACTGATGGCGCCGGCGGTGGCGCGGCTCAACTCCGACAAGCTGTCGCTTTCCAGCGGCCATCCGCAGCAGGCCGAGATCAGGGAAATGCTGCGCGTCATGCGCAAGAAGGTCACCAGCGAGGCCGATTATGTCGGCGACAAGTTCGCCGAGGAGGCCCGCAAGATTCACTTCAAGGAAGCCGACCCGCGCGGCATCTATGGCGAGGCGACGCGCGACGAAGTGGCCGAGCTGATCGACGACGGCGTCGATTTCCTGCCGCTGCCGCACGTGCCGGACGAGGCGAACTGA